A genomic window from Candidatus Zixiibacteriota bacterium includes:
- a CDS encoding ATP-binding protein: protein MSLTARIRIYLVLVAVLPCLAVMAVIYFHSVGQFESMDQRQIHRNVERFNGFFNSTRSEMRSMVTQMTASSDFQKAIANLKAGRMARSQLDPRPYGLDFLEITDSSFNVLATFNRPGLMGQPVHPGLKPSPDDSLRGLETVEYDIEGPHASFTFVRPLGSNLYLYTGKYIQDNFERSLAVLLDATVEIHFADASGAVYERMDPGSVYKVDQTYQALLSGGSNADYYMIATFATGADKPIFLDLLTATGVVALVSILAAIGLGMYITGRAKREIDNLVSATSRVASGDFSSPVMAYEEGEFSQLADSFSDMMLKLRDTQKRLATSEKIAAWQSVGRKIAHEVKNPLTPISISIDDLRRSHAEGQPNFDKILTETTTTIKSEVQRLTKLLDQFVGFARMQAPEITTVNPTSFVESIAAMFKREIEDKKLRIVNASIRTSFAFDPDAIKQVIINLVKNGFESDDFATVAIGISDVGSQLEILIEDTGPGFPPKKLENSFEPYVTTKKDGSGLGLVICHRIVHDHGGTMELFNRIEEGGGVRIHLPQ, encoded by the coding sequence ATGAGCCTGACCGCAAGGATCCGCATCTATCTCGTTCTCGTAGCGGTTCTTCCCTGCCTGGCCGTGATGGCGGTCATCTATTTCCATTCGGTGGGCCAGTTCGAATCGATGGACCAAAGACAGATACACCGCAATGTCGAAAGGTTTAACGGTTTTTTCAATTCGACGCGCTCGGAGATGCGCTCGATGGTGACTCAAATGACGGCTTCATCGGACTTCCAAAAAGCAATCGCCAACCTGAAAGCCGGACGGATGGCGAGGTCACAACTCGACCCCAGGCCCTATGGACTGGACTTCCTGGAAATAACCGATTCATCTTTCAACGTCCTGGCCACCTTCAACCGCCCCGGCCTGATGGGCCAACCGGTGCACCCCGGCTTGAAACCTTCCCCCGATGATTCCCTGCGCGGTCTTGAAACTGTCGAGTACGACATTGAAGGACCTCATGCTTCGTTCACTTTTGTCAGACCCCTCGGTTCGAACCTGTATCTGTACACCGGCAAATATATTCAGGACAATTTTGAGCGGAGTCTCGCTGTTCTGCTCGACGCGACTGTCGAGATTCATTTCGCAGACGCCTCCGGGGCGGTTTATGAAAGAATGGACCCCGGCTCGGTTTACAAGGTGGATCAAACCTACCAGGCCCTCCTCTCGGGCGGATCCAACGCTGATTATTACATGATCGCGACTTTCGCCACCGGCGCCGACAAACCGATCTTTCTGGATCTGCTGACTGCCACCGGCGTTGTCGCGCTGGTCTCGATTCTCGCTGCGATTGGATTGGGCATGTATATCACCGGGCGCGCCAAGCGCGAGATCGACAATCTCGTCTCGGCAACATCACGAGTAGCCTCGGGCGATTTCTCTTCCCCGGTGATGGCCTACGAGGAAGGCGAGTTCTCGCAACTCGCCGATTCATTCAGCGACATGATGTTGAAACTGCGTGATACGCAAAAGCGCCTTGCCACCAGCGAGAAGATAGCGGCCTGGCAGTCGGTCGGCAGAAAGATTGCCCACGAAGTCAAAAACCCTTTAACCCCGATTTCGATCAGTATCGACGACCTGAGGCGGTCCCACGCCGAGGGTCAACCGAATTTCGATAAGATCCTCACTGAAACAACGACCACCATTAAAAGCGAGGTCCAGCGTCTGACAAAACTCCTCGACCAGTTCGTCGGTTTCGCCCGCATGCAAGCGCCTGAAATTACCACAGTCAACCCGACTTCCTTTGTCGAAAGCATCGCCGCGATGTTCAAGCGCGAAATTGAAGACAAGAAACTTCGCATTGTCAACGCCAGCATCCGGACTTCCTTCGCGTTTGACCCGGACGCCATCAAGCAGGTGATTATCAACCTCGTCAAAAACGGATTTGAATCCGATGATTTCGCCACGGTGGCCATCGGCATAAGCGATGTTGGCAGTCAACTCGAAATACTCATCGAAGACACCGGACCCGGCTTTCCACCCAAGAAACTTGAAAACAGCTTCGAACCTTACGTGACAACCAAGAAAGATGGTTCCGGTCTCGGGCTGGTGATATGCCATCGCATCGTGCACGACCATGGCGGCACAATGGAACTATTTAACCGGATCGAAGAAGGCGGTGGTGTGCGTATCCATCTGCCGCAATGA
- a CDS encoding sigma-54 dependent transcriptional regulator — protein MARILIIDDEEQIRTSLKSALERRNHEIVTAENLAQGRQFAQAGFDLVFLDVMLPDGNGLDLLEELLARDSRQIVVMISGHSDIDTAVKAIRVGAYDFIEKPISLDRVLITIDNATRTTSLISEKDRLTSAVYGNFVGRSEPILRLIDEVHRSAPKATRFLITGENGTGKELVAHMIHQRSRFADGPFVAVNCAALPSELVESELFGHSAGAFTGAVKARKGKFVEANGGSIFLDEISEMPLAAQAKILRVIETKQITPVGQEKPVTVECNIIAASNRDLIKMVADKSFRQDLLYRINAVQFKLLPIRERREDIVPIAEHFLQLFANETKTRTKTLSAETQQLLRSMDFPGNVRELKNLMERVNIYCDADTILPADIESLLPRSSTSTPQGLKEAVSQFERDFIKTALARNGGNVTQTARELGLERSHLYKKLRKFDS, from the coding sequence ATGGCGCGCATACTGATCATAGACGACGAAGAACAAATCCGCACATCGCTCAAGTCCGCCCTCGAACGGCGCAACCACGAGATAGTCACGGCTGAAAACCTCGCGCAGGGACGTCAATTCGCCCAGGCGGGGTTCGACCTGGTCTTTCTCGATGTCATGCTTCCCGATGGCAACGGGCTGGACCTTCTGGAGGAACTCCTCGCCCGCGATAGCCGTCAGATAGTCGTCATGATCTCCGGCCACAGTGATATCGACACCGCCGTGAAGGCGATTCGCGTCGGCGCCTACGACTTTATCGAAAAACCCATCTCGCTCGACCGCGTCCTGATAACGATCGACAACGCCACCCGCACCACCAGCCTCATTTCAGAAAAAGATCGCCTGACCTCGGCCGTGTATGGGAATTTCGTGGGACGATCCGAACCGATATTGAGGCTTATCGACGAGGTCCATCGCTCCGCCCCCAAAGCCACCCGCTTTCTGATAACCGGCGAGAACGGCACCGGCAAGGAACTCGTAGCGCACATGATTCATCAACGAAGCCGCTTCGCCGATGGTCCTTTCGTGGCGGTCAATTGCGCCGCGCTGCCGTCGGAGCTGGTCGAGTCCGAGCTGTTCGGCCACAGCGCCGGAGCGTTCACGGGAGCTGTCAAGGCACGTAAAGGAAAATTCGTCGAGGCCAACGGCGGATCGATCTTTCTCGATGAAATCAGCGAAATGCCTCTCGCGGCGCAGGCCAAAATTCTTCGCGTCATCGAAACCAAACAGATCACGCCGGTCGGGCAGGAGAAACCGGTAACAGTCGAGTGCAACATCATTGCCGCCTCTAACCGCGACCTGATAAAGATGGTGGCCGACAAATCGTTCCGCCAGGATCTTCTCTACCGCATCAACGCCGTTCAATTCAAACTCCTGCCAATTCGCGAGCGACGCGAAGATATCGTGCCGATTGCCGAACACTTTCTTCAATTATTCGCCAATGAAACCAAAACACGGACCAAGACACTCTCTGCTGAGACACAGCAGCTTCTGAGATCGATGGATTTCCCAGGCAACGTGCGCGAACTGAAGAACCTGATGGAACGCGTTAATATCTATTGCGACGCCGACACCATCCTGCCCGCCGATATCGAGTCGCTCCTTCCGAGATCATCGACATCGACGCCTCAGGGGCTCAAAGAGGCCGTGTCCCAATTCGAACGGGACTTCATCAAGACCGCTCTCGCGCGCAACGGCGGTAATGTCACTCAGACCGCCCGTGAACTCGGCCTCGAACGCTCGCATTTGTATAAGAAATTGAGAAAGTTCGACAGTTAG
- a CDS encoding NmrA/HSCARG family protein, with product MATKKIIAVVGATGSQGSGLVRAILEDKKGDFTVRAITRNTESEKARELARMGAQVVQADINDVESLKKAFEGAYGAYLVTFYWSHMNPETEKTQARNLAMAAKQANLKHVIWSTLEDTRKWIPVDDTRMPTLMDNYKVPHFDAKGEANRIFSEIGVPTTYLLTSFYWDNFINFGMGPKKTADGKLALTLPLGNHKMPAIAAEDIGRCAYGIFKQGTHYIGKTVGISGEHLTGNEIAKALSKALGKDVFYNSVTPETYRGFGFPGADDLGNMFQFWQEYENDYRGARDPKVAKTLNPSMQTLDTWLAKNKTRIPIE from the coding sequence ATGGCAACGAAGAAGATCATCGCGGTGGTTGGCGCTACAGGCTCGCAGGGAAGCGGACTGGTTCGCGCTATCTTAGAGGACAAAAAGGGAGATTTTACGGTGCGGGCAATTACGCGCAACACCGAATCCGAAAAGGCGAGGGAGTTGGCTCGCATGGGCGCGCAGGTCGTTCAGGCGGATATTAACGATGTTGAGAGTCTGAAGAAGGCGTTCGAGGGTGCCTATGGAGCGTATCTGGTAACATTTTACTGGTCGCACATGAACCCGGAGACGGAGAAGACCCAGGCGCGCAATCTGGCGATGGCCGCCAAACAAGCTAATCTCAAGCATGTCATCTGGTCGACCCTTGAAGATACCCGCAAGTGGATTCCGGTCGATGATACCCGGATGCCGACTTTAATGGACAATTACAAGGTCCCGCATTTCGATGCCAAAGGTGAGGCGAACCGGATCTTTTCCGAGATTGGTGTGCCGACCACCTACCTGTTGACCTCGTTTTACTGGGACAATTTCATCAATTTCGGGATGGGCCCGAAGAAGACCGCCGATGGTAAACTGGCGCTCACACTTCCGCTGGGCAATCACAAGATGCCGGCTATCGCGGCCGAGGATATCGGCAGGTGCGCGTACGGGATATTCAAGCAGGGGACGCACTATATCGGCAAGACAGTCGGTATCTCGGGTGAACATCTGACCGGCAACGAGATCGCGAAGGCGCTTTCGAAGGCGCTGGGGAAGGATGTGTTCTACAATTCGGTGACACCGGAGACTTACCGCGGGTTTGGTTTCCCGGGGGCCGATGATCTGGGGAACATGTTCCAGTTCTGGCAGGAGTACGAAAACGATTACCGTGGGGCGCGCGACCCGAAGGTGGCGAAGACTCTTAATCCATCGATGCAGACTCTTGACACGTGGCTGGCCAAGAACAAGACACGGATTCCGATTGAGTAG
- a CDS encoding DUF3857 domain-containing protein, with protein sequence MFFGAAVISAQEWGVISDAERQVGTPLEFPDADAVVIYDRGRVTAELRGLIYERHTRIKVLETSGVEKVKDVKIEAYDYDHIYGIKARVEKSDGRTFEFDDKQFEKISRGSIVERRFTFPNLEPGDILEYAYGIEYYGGLEKLGPEKYFLFSQEKYYGAYESRKKGIYPDDEDLEKNVSNVPSWYFDHPVFCLSSVFVLKLGSELDYTYFTANIPNERIDPEMERIKFITATVYKQYTWTMENIPPPPMDSSRTLDNEVIRAGLHFQLFSTIGQNRALRGIYTDEHWQHLGESFQGYLNEYMKKTKKMHKKVSELVKDQPDARSKATAIYDYISQNYTLDSTGFVLRPRHSNVDKLFKDGSGMPFEINILLVQMLRMAGFESWPVLINTTNKLPFRRSATFNHMLALVDIDGERVFLDATAGRCPMGMLAPMSMTNEGLLVDYSDSKPVAIKAEVCKSAPPLD encoded by the coding sequence GTGTTCTTCGGAGCAGCCGTCATCAGTGCGCAGGAATGGGGAGTAATCAGCGATGCCGAGCGGCAGGTGGGGACGCCGCTGGAATTTCCCGATGCCGATGCGGTCGTAATCTATGATCGGGGCAGAGTGACTGCCGAACTGCGCGGCTTGATTTATGAGCGCCACACGAGAATTAAGGTGCTCGAAACATCGGGAGTCGAGAAAGTCAAAGACGTAAAAATCGAAGCATATGACTATGACCACATTTACGGTATAAAGGCTCGGGTTGAAAAATCCGATGGTCGGACGTTTGAATTTGACGACAAGCAGTTTGAGAAAATATCCCGCGGCTCAATCGTTGAAAGGCGATTCACCTTCCCCAATCTCGAACCCGGCGATATCCTGGAGTATGCTTATGGCATTGAATACTATGGCGGCCTCGAGAAGCTGGGACCCGAGAAGTATTTCCTGTTCAGCCAGGAAAAATACTATGGAGCCTATGAATCCCGGAAAAAGGGAATCTATCCGGATGACGAGGATCTGGAGAAGAACGTATCCAATGTCCCCTCCTGGTATTTCGACCATCCGGTCTTCTGCCTCTCTTCCGTGTTCGTTCTTAAACTCGGCTCCGAGCTGGATTACACCTATTTCACGGCGAACATCCCGAACGAGCGAATTGATCCTGAAATGGAGCGCATCAAATTCATCACCGCTACGGTCTACAAACAATATACCTGGACAATGGAAAACATACCTCCGCCGCCGATGGATTCTTCCCGAACTTTGGACAATGAGGTTATCCGAGCCGGACTGCACTTTCAATTATTTTCCACGATCGGTCAAAATCGCGCGCTTCGGGGAATCTATACCGATGAGCACTGGCAGCACCTCGGCGAGAGCTTTCAGGGTTATCTCAACGAGTACATGAAAAAGACCAAGAAGATGCACAAGAAGGTTTCCGAGCTTGTAAAAGATCAGCCCGATGCCCGGTCGAAAGCAACGGCTATCTACGACTATATTTCACAGAACTACACTCTCGACAGCACCGGATTCGTGCTCCGTCCGCGTCACAGCAACGTTGATAAACTTTTCAAGGATGGTTCCGGTATGCCGTTCGAGATTAATATTCTTCTGGTGCAGATGCTCCGGATGGCCGGGTTTGAGTCCTGGCCGGTGCTTATCAACACCACGAACAAACTCCCTTTCCGGCGCTCCGCCACATTCAATCACATGCTGGCGCTGGTGGACATAGATGGCGAGCGGGTTTTTCTGGATGCAACGGCTGGAAGATGCCCGATGGGTATGCTTGCGCCAATGTCTATGACTAATGAAGGATTACTGGTCGACTACAGCGACTCCAAACCGGTTGCCATAAAGGCAGAGGTGTGCAAGTCCGCTCCACCGCTTGATTGA
- a CDS encoding carboxymuconolactone decarboxylase family protein produces METNDKTKIEQIARLRKEAHGYYLRTSKVYRAFLEMEKATYSDGALDKKTKELIATGVSVAINCESCMEWHIKQALDDGVSPQQIIEAIEVGMEMGGGPATAHARFAMNVLEHYTK; encoded by the coding sequence ATGGAGACGAACGATAAAACGAAAATCGAACAGATTGCCCGTCTTCGTAAAGAAGCGCACGGCTACTACCTGAGAACATCGAAAGTCTACCGCGCTTTTCTGGAGATGGAAAAAGCGACTTACAGCGATGGCGCGCTGGATAAGAAAACGAAAGAGTTGATCGCTACGGGTGTTTCGGTCGCTATCAATTGCGAGTCGTGCATGGAGTGGCACATCAAGCAGGCGCTCGATGACGGTGTGTCGCCGCAGCAGATAATCGAGGCGATCGAGGTCGGGATGGAGATGGGTGGCGGTCCGGCCACGGCCCACGCCCGCTTCGCCATGAACGTGCTGGAGCATTATACGAAATAG
- a CDS encoding SRPBCC domain-containing protein has translation MKRTDKLKRVTMLLLVVILQIGPAVIAADEGEKVAEQKEHFFIQLLGTRENWPDNMTPAEESTMTAHYFYLKDLVAQGTVLMAGPVFDPVFGLIVVEAASKADARAIIEKDPSVIAGLHTFEIHPMRVSLLVDNVAQDRYVANPSSRRLVKEVLVDAGIAEVYRAWTSTEGVETFFAPDAHVELKPNGPYEIYFSPDSPDGQRGSEGCRVLGYLPSTMLSFEWNAPPQFPELRKIHTQVVVMLDELETGETRVTLTHHGWGEGGQWNEVYDYFDKAWEYVLNNLHQRFTTGPIEWE, from the coding sequence ATGAAAAGGACAGACAAGCTTAAACGTGTAACTATGTTGCTGCTGGTGGTTATCCTCCAGATCGGGCCCGCCGTGATTGCGGCAGACGAAGGAGAAAAAGTGGCCGAGCAGAAAGAGCATTTTTTCATACAGCTTCTGGGCACGCGCGAGAACTGGCCGGATAACATGACCCCGGCCGAGGAATCAACAATGACGGCGCACTACTTCTACCTCAAGGATTTAGTTGCGCAGGGAACAGTGCTGATGGCCGGGCCGGTTTTTGATCCGGTGTTCGGATTGATAGTTGTCGAGGCGGCGTCGAAAGCGGACGCGAGAGCGATAATAGAAAAGGATCCATCGGTCATCGCCGGGCTGCACACTTTCGAGATTCATCCCATGCGGGTGTCATTGCTGGTTGACAATGTTGCGCAGGATCGCTACGTGGCCAATCCGAGCAGCCGGAGACTCGTCAAAGAGGTTCTTGTCGATGCCGGCATAGCCGAAGTTTACAGAGCTTGGACCTCTACCGAGGGCGTAGAGACATTTTTCGCGCCTGACGCTCATGTGGAATTGAAACCCAACGGTCCCTACGAGATATACTTCAGTCCCGACAGTCCGGATGGGCAGCGTGGCTCAGAAGGTTGCCGGGTGCTGGGGTATCTTCCGAGCACGATGTTGTCGTTCGAGTGGAACGCGCCGCCGCAATTTCCCGAACTTCGCAAAATTCACACGCAGGTGGTGGTGATGCTCGATGAACTCGAGACGGGCGAGACCCGGGTGACGCTCACGCATCACGGATGGGGCGAGGGGGGGCAGTGGAACGAGGTTTACGATTATTTCGACAAGGCGTGGGAATACGTTCTGAACAATCTTCACCAGCGTTTCACCACCGGGCCGATAGAGTGGGAGTGA
- a CDS encoding RDD family protein codes for MKPTTQDLAGYGERLGGAIIDGIISMIVIFPLLFGTGIFQNIVKQGEITFEQQVFMFGLGWSTFLILNGYLLYKRGQTIGKAIVKTRIVDLEGRIPGFAKLFFLRYVVIGLLASIPMLGTLVSLADVLFIFGKHRRCLHDHLAGTVVVDAAYSLNRVQEYGQRI; via the coding sequence TTGAAGCCAACAACACAGGATCTGGCGGGCTATGGTGAGCGACTCGGCGGGGCAATCATTGACGGTATAATATCAATGATAGTGATTTTCCCGCTTTTGTTCGGGACGGGCATTTTTCAGAACATTGTGAAGCAGGGTGAAATCACCTTCGAGCAACAGGTATTCATGTTCGGACTGGGCTGGAGCACATTCTTAATTCTGAATGGTTATCTTCTGTATAAACGCGGGCAGACAATCGGTAAAGCCATCGTCAAAACCAGGATCGTTGATCTGGAGGGGAGGATTCCGGGTTTCGCCAAGCTGTTTTTCCTCAGATATGTTGTAATCGGACTGCTTGCTTCTATACCGATGTTAGGAACGCTCGTGAGTCTGGCCGACGTACTTTTTATCTTCGGAAAGCACCGCCGGTGCCTTCACGACCATCTGGCCGGTACGGTGGTGGTTGATGCTGCCTATAGCTTAAACCGGGTTCAGGAATATGGCCAACGAATTTAA
- a CDS encoding NCS2 family permease yields the protein MLAGLRKFFQFDRHQTNFRREIIAGLTTFFTMSYIIIVNPKILEAAGIPFGPSMVATILAASFGTLAMGVYARRPFAIAPYMGENAFIAYTVCGVLGYSWQTALGAIFIGGVLFTLVSAFRIRSWLANSIPDSLKVAFAVGIGLFLAFIGLNDTGIVTIGVPGAPVHVGQLGDVSVILAVGCFLVMTVLMIRRVTGALLIGILITTVLAFVFSVAEPPERLVSLPPSLAPIFMKLDIAGAFTWGFFSVILTVFVMDFVDTTGTLLGLSLKAGLLDENGNLPEIEKPMLCDSTATVVGALLGTTTTGTFIESAAGMEAGGRSGFTSVVTAILFLSGLFVAPFLTAVPPCAYGPALIVVGLLMMTTITKLDFSDLSEAVPAFAVIVLMSFTYNLGIGITAGFVVYPIMKIFDGRVREVHAGMWILAVLSALFFVFYPY from the coding sequence GTGCTTGCGGGATTGAGAAAATTCTTTCAGTTCGATCGTCATCAGACGAACTTCAGGCGCGAGATTATAGCGGGCCTGACCACCTTCTTTACAATGTCTTATATCATTATAGTCAATCCGAAAATTCTCGAAGCCGCGGGGATTCCGTTTGGTCCGTCGATGGTGGCCACGATTCTGGCGGCCTCGTTTGGAACGCTGGCGATGGGTGTTTATGCCCGAAGGCCGTTCGCGATAGCGCCCTATATGGGGGAGAACGCTTTTATCGCCTACACGGTGTGCGGTGTGCTTGGTTATAGCTGGCAGACGGCGCTGGGGGCGATTTTTATCGGCGGCGTTCTGTTTACGCTGGTGAGCGCTTTTCGGATTCGAAGCTGGCTGGCCAACAGTATTCCGGACTCGCTGAAAGTGGCCTTCGCGGTGGGTATCGGATTGTTTTTGGCCTTCATCGGACTGAATGACACGGGAATCGTGACTATTGGCGTTCCCGGCGCGCCGGTTCATGTGGGACAGCTTGGCGATGTTTCCGTGATTCTGGCCGTGGGGTGTTTTCTGGTGATGACGGTGCTTATGATCAGGAGAGTGACCGGGGCGCTTTTGATCGGAATCTTGATCACCACCGTTCTCGCTTTCGTTTTCAGCGTGGCCGAGCCGCCGGAGCGGCTTGTCAGCCTGCCGCCATCGCTCGCGCCGATATTCATGAAACTCGACATTGCCGGAGCTTTCACTTGGGGATTCTTCTCGGTGATCCTCACCGTGTTCGTGATGGATTTTGTCGACACGACCGGCACGCTGCTGGGGCTGTCGCTCAAGGCGGGATTGCTCGACGAGAACGGTAACCTTCCGGAAATAGAAAAGCCGATGCTTTGTGACTCGACCGCCACAGTGGTGGGGGCGCTGCTGGGCACAACCACGACCGGCACGTTTATAGAGTCGGCGGCGGGGATGGAGGCGGGGGGACGCAGCGGGTTTACATCGGTGGTGACAGCCATTCTGTTTTTGTCCGGTCTGTTTGTCGCGCCGTTTCTTACGGCCGTGCCGCCGTGCGCCTACGGTCCGGCGCTCATCGTGGTTGGTTTGCTGATGATGACCACGATTACGAAGCTCGATTTCAGTGATTTGTCGGAGGCCGTGCCGGCCTTCGCGGTGATAGTGCTGATGAGTTTCACTTACAATCTGGGTATCGGTATCACGGCCGGATTTGTGGTTTATCCGATAATGAAGATTTTCGATGGGCGGGTGCGCGAGGTGCACGCCGGGATGTGGATCCTGGCGGTTTTGTCGGCGCTGTTTTTCGTCTTTTATCCGTATTGA
- a CDS encoding P-loop NTPase, with protein sequence MAHQKTSPAESDSKVGLSGIKHIIAVASGKGGVGKSTVSVNLAVALKQLGAKVGLMDADIYGPSQPGMLGSSDAKPDIVNNQLRPINKYGIDFISMGLLVGEDQPVIWRAPIAMKMIHQFLGAVTWGELDYLLIDLPPGTGDVQLTLAQQASLTGAIIVTTPQQVALGVARKGLRMFDQVNVPIIGIIENMSGFTCGHCGKVTPIFSEGGGKEMAENMRIQYLGAIPLDPSIMTSGEDGKPVLLDGSDTAAAQAFMKIAERVKKTAEQFAEAVLKTEPRDIGLTDDGNLRVVWPDGHESTYTPYNLRVACGCATCVDEDTGKKTLDPKKVPLDIKITGFNRVGRYGLAVAFSDGHNTGIYIYERLRDLCECEICSKDKRQDSFSI encoded by the coding sequence ATGGCACATCAAAAGACTTCGCCAGCCGAATCCGACTCAAAAGTCGGTCTGTCCGGCATTAAACACATAATCGCCGTGGCCAGCGGCAAAGGTGGGGTCGGCAAATCCACCGTATCGGTCAACCTGGCCGTCGCCCTCAAACAGTTGGGTGCGAAAGTGGGGCTTATGGATGCCGACATCTACGGCCCCAGTCAACCCGGCATGCTCGGTTCGTCCGATGCCAAACCGGACATCGTCAACAACCAGCTCCGGCCCATCAACAAATACGGTATCGATTTCATCTCGATGGGTCTTCTGGTCGGCGAAGATCAACCGGTCATCTGGCGCGCGCCAATCGCCATGAAAATGATTCATCAGTTTCTGGGCGCGGTAACCTGGGGCGAGTTGGATTACTTACTTATCGACCTTCCTCCGGGAACCGGCGATGTTCAGCTCACGCTCGCGCAGCAGGCCTCACTCACCGGCGCGATTATCGTAACCACCCCTCAACAGGTGGCGCTCGGTGTCGCCCGCAAAGGTCTTCGGATGTTCGATCAGGTCAATGTTCCCATTATCGGTATTATCGAAAACATGAGCGGCTTCACCTGTGGCCACTGCGGCAAAGTCACGCCGATTTTCTCCGAAGGCGGCGGCAAGGAAATGGCCGAGAACATGCGCATACAATATCTCGGCGCCATTCCTCTCGACCCGTCCATCATGACATCCGGCGAAGACGGCAAACCGGTATTGCTCGACGGCTCGGACACGGCCGCGGCTCAGGCCTTCATGAAGATCGCCGAAAGAGTCAAGAAAACCGCCGAACAGTTCGCCGAGGCTGTCCTGAAAACCGAACCGAGAGATATTGGCCTGACCGATGATGGCAATCTGCGCGTTGTCTGGCCCGATGGTCACGAGAGCACTTACACTCCCTACAACCTTCGCGTCGCCTGTGGCTGCGCCACCTGTGTCGATGAAGATACCGGCAAGAAAACACTGGACCCGAAAAAAGTCCCGCTGGATATAAAGATAACCGGCTTCAATCGCGTCGGAAGATACGGACTCGCAGTAGCCTTTTCCGACGGTCACAACACCGGTATATACATATATGAACGGCTCAGGGACCTGTGCGAATGCGAAATCTGTTCTAAAGATAAAAGACAGGACTCGTTCAGCATATAG
- a CDS encoding NifU family protein, with protein sequence MSEDQNIKITGEPSLDPMVCKFIVDRPLLSEGSFNCRRKDMAEGSPLLKALFEIDGITQVMISGNTLTIAKSTPDPWPQLGQKIGAVIRERIRSGQPLVAANVDKMKPSEEKIRQLVEDLFEKQINPMIASHGGRVELADVKGTQVFVRLGGGCQGCASANVTLKHGIEKAIRETIPEVTDIIDATDHAAGTNPFY encoded by the coding sequence ATGTCTGAAGATCAGAACATAAAAATAACCGGCGAACCATCGCTGGACCCAATGGTGTGCAAGTTCATAGTCGACCGGCCGCTTCTGAGCGAAGGTTCGTTCAACTGTCGCCGCAAAGATATGGCCGAGGGCTCTCCGCTCCTGAAGGCTTTGTTCGAAATCGACGGCATCACGCAGGTGATGATTTCCGGCAACACGCTCACTATCGCCAAGTCAACTCCCGACCCCTGGCCGCAGTTGGGACAGAAAATCGGAGCCGTCATTCGCGAAAGGATCCGCTCCGGACAACCGCTGGTTGCCGCCAATGTCGATAAAATGAAACCATCCGAAGAAAAAATCCGGCAGCTGGTCGAAGATTTGTTCGAGAAGCAGATCAATCCGATGATCGCGTCGCACGGCGGACGGGTGGAGCTTGCCGATGTCAAGGGCACTCAGGTGTTCGTCCGTCTCGGCGGAGGATGCCAGGGATGCGCCTCGGCAAATGTCACCCTAAAACACGGCATCGAGAAAGCCATACGCGAGACAATACCGGAAGTCACCGATATTATCGATGCTACCGATCACGCCGCGGGCACCAATCCCTTCTATTGA